In a single window of the Streptacidiphilus sp. P02-A3a genome:
- a CDS encoding methyltransferase domain-containing protein → MNTQGSIASPLGTRPWSHDPFAEAMRTGSGPLWLRRGDGHRHPLEVERWCAAPDPADWTLLFRCLGRGLPTLDLGCGPGRLIAALQSCGLPALGVDITRTAVLRARGLGGSALCRSVFDPLPGEGRWGTALLADGNLGIGGDPAVLLRRSAELLAPGGLLLVEVERGDLDERDTVSVEDALGRCGPPFPWARLGSRAAVRCAAGAGFSLTDAWTCQGRYFLALRR, encoded by the coding sequence GTGAACACCCAAGGGTCCATTGCCTCGCCCCTGGGCACCCGCCCGTGGTCGCACGACCCCTTCGCCGAGGCGATGCGCACCGGCAGCGGCCCGCTGTGGCTGCGCCGCGGCGATGGGCACCGGCATCCGCTGGAGGTCGAACGCTGGTGCGCCGCGCCCGACCCGGCCGACTGGACGCTGCTGTTCCGCTGCCTGGGGCGTGGCCTGCCCACCCTGGACCTGGGCTGCGGCCCGGGCCGCCTGATCGCCGCACTTCAGAGCTGCGGCCTGCCGGCCCTGGGCGTGGACATCACCCGCACCGCGGTGCTGCGGGCCCGCGGGCTGGGCGGCAGCGCGCTGTGCCGCTCGGTCTTCGACCCGCTGCCCGGCGAGGGCCGCTGGGGCACCGCGCTGCTCGCCGACGGCAACCTCGGCATCGGCGGGGACCCGGCCGTACTGCTGCGGCGCAGCGCCGAACTCCTGGCACCGGGCGGACTGCTGCTGGTGGAGGTCGAACGCGGCGACCTGGACGAACGCGATACCGTCAGCGTCGAGGACGCCTTGGGACGCTGCGGCCCCCCGTTCCCCTGGGCCCGGCTGGGCTCGCGTGCCGCCGTCCGTTGCGCGGCCGGCGCGGGGTTCTCCCTCACCGACGCCTGGACCTGCCAGGGGCGGTACTTCCTCGCCCTGCGGCGGTGA
- a CDS encoding DUF2064 domain-containing protein, with protein sequence MDTLATLARVPAGRRVLVLDGPPGRWLPPGWEVVPQSGGGLDARLAAAFASVSEGDDSPPALLVGMDTPHLRAQTLAEALSPAGRAGTDAWFGPATDGGFWAFGLARPNAALARRLLLGVPMSTPSTGAGLYARLAGAGLRVAPLPALNDVDTVADATEVAALAPGSRFARTWRVVTAPAAETDASVHPTVRGAAG encoded by the coding sequence GTGGACACCCTCGCCACCCTGGCCCGGGTACCGGCCGGACGGCGGGTCCTGGTCCTGGACGGCCCGCCGGGACGCTGGCTGCCGCCTGGCTGGGAGGTGGTACCCCAGAGCGGCGGCGGACTGGACGCCCGACTGGCTGCCGCCTTCGCCTCGGTGTCCGAGGGCGACGACAGTCCACCCGCGCTGCTGGTCGGCATGGACACCCCGCACCTGCGGGCGCAAACGCTCGCCGAAGCGCTCTCCCCGGCGGGCAGGGCCGGGACCGACGCCTGGTTCGGACCGGCCACGGACGGCGGCTTCTGGGCGTTCGGCCTGGCCCGGCCGAACGCGGCCCTGGCCCGCCGACTGCTGCTCGGTGTGCCGATGTCCACCCCGTCCACGGGCGCGGGGCTGTACGCCCGGCTCGCCGGAGCGGGTCTACGGGTCGCGCCCCTGCCCGCACTCAACGACGTGGACACGGTCGCCGACGCCACCGAAGTCGCCGCGCTCGCTCCGGGCAGCCGGTTCGCGCGGACCTGGCGCGTCGTCACCGCACCCGCCGCGGAAACCGACGCGTCGGTTCATCCCACGGTGCGGGGAGCCGCCGGGTGA